The Streptomyces seoulensis genome contains a region encoding:
- a CDS encoding helix-turn-helix domain-containing protein, which yields MSGNNARRDELGDFLKARRAELRPHMVGLPDGDRPRRVPGLRREEVAQLASISTDYYTRLEQGTLPASAHVLAALARALRLDEDQRTYVYGLAGKTAARPRRRTAQRVRPQWQRLLDQLTESPAMVLGRYMDILAWNSLAAALIADFSAIPATQRNYVRLAFLEPAVRNLFDDWETTARTCVAFLRMEAAQSPTDSRLAGLVGELSVQDADFRRWWASHDVASKASGTKLLHHPVAGDLTLDWEMLASTADPDQQLMVMTAAPGTPSHQALSFLTSWTEATHSEAARGDRS from the coding sequence ATGAGCGGCAACAATGCGCGACGCGATGAACTGGGCGATTTCCTGAAGGCCAGACGCGCTGAGCTGCGGCCCCACATGGTCGGGCTGCCCGACGGGGACCGGCCGCGCCGCGTACCGGGTCTGCGGCGGGAGGAGGTCGCCCAGCTCGCCTCGATCAGCACCGACTACTACACCCGCCTCGAACAGGGCACCCTCCCGGCATCCGCCCACGTGCTGGCCGCTCTCGCCCGCGCGCTGCGGCTGGACGAGGACCAGCGGACGTACGTGTACGGCCTGGCCGGGAAGACCGCAGCGCGCCCCCGTCGCCGTACCGCGCAGCGCGTGCGTCCGCAGTGGCAGCGGCTGCTGGACCAGCTCACGGAATCACCGGCCATGGTCCTTGGCCGGTATATGGACATTCTCGCGTGGAATTCCCTGGCGGCCGCACTGATCGCCGATTTCTCGGCGATTCCCGCGACCCAGCGCAATTACGTCCGCCTCGCTTTCCTGGAACCCGCGGTACGCAATCTCTTCGACGACTGGGAGACCACCGCCCGCACCTGCGTCGCGTTCTTGCGTATGGAAGCCGCCCAATCGCCCACCGACTCCCGCCTGGCCGGCCTGGTCGGCGAACTGTCCGTGCAGGACGCGGATTTCCGGCGCTGGTGGGCCTCCCACGACGTGGCCAGCAAGGCCAGCGGCACCAAGCTCCTGCACCACCCCGTCGCCGGTGACCTCACCCTGGACTGGGAGATGCTCGCGAGCACCGCCGACCCCGACCAGCAGCTCATGGTCATGACCGCCGCCCCGGGGACTCCCTCCCATCAGGCCCTGAGCTTTCTCACGTCCTGGACCGAAGCGACGCACTCCGAGGCAGCCCGCGGCGACCGGAGCTGA
- the pgsB gene encoding poly-gamma-glutamate synthase PgsB encodes MLFLYTVLLVCCAILLVAGIVEQRRHFTNLDQIPTRVLVNGIRGKSSITRLCAGALRGGDLTTVAKTTGTAARFIHPDATEEPVYRKFGIANVVEQIGIVRRAAAYRPDALVIECMAVMPALQEINQSKLIRSTIGVLCNVREDHLAEMGPTLDDVARSLCRSMPEDGICVTAEKERFHILQEEADARNCRLIYADPETVSDEELRGFSWFTFKENVAIALTVAELLGVERETALRGMYEAPPDPGVLSVERYLTPQGKRLRFANVFAANDPESTLMNINQLLDLGAIHRPLNVVINCRPDRVERNGQMGEIIPDLDPEHVFVIGHPARSAIDAIPTAFRSRAVDLGGDKRDPEEFMASLLEKLGPESSLVAIGNIHGQGEILLEHLAELPADESPDEPADSAPAHPPERPDQPVHVETMPLYVPRIDPYQRYPQAYEERYTQQPYPPHPLGQHPDERPYPGYDAREEPYQAPAQPYPAATEQYPVGTGSPAAPAADRGLFEPRVPPMNPADDNRQWHSPGEQR; translated from the coding sequence GTGCTCTTCCTCTACACCGTGCTGCTGGTGTGCTGCGCGATCCTGCTCGTCGCGGGCATCGTCGAGCAGCGGCGGCACTTCACCAACCTCGACCAGATACCCACCCGCGTCCTCGTCAACGGCATCCGGGGCAAGTCCTCCATCACCCGGCTGTGCGCGGGCGCGCTGCGCGGCGGTGACCTGACCACCGTCGCCAAGACCACCGGCACCGCGGCCCGGTTCATCCACCCGGACGCCACCGAGGAACCGGTCTACCGCAAGTTCGGCATCGCCAACGTGGTCGAGCAGATCGGCATCGTGCGCCGAGCCGCCGCCTACCGGCCCGACGCCCTCGTCATCGAGTGCATGGCCGTCATGCCGGCGCTGCAGGAGATCAACCAGTCCAAGCTGATCCGTTCCACGATCGGCGTGCTGTGCAACGTCCGTGAGGACCACCTCGCCGAGATGGGTCCCACCCTGGACGACGTGGCGCGCTCGCTGTGCCGGTCGATGCCGGAGGACGGCATCTGCGTCACCGCTGAGAAGGAACGTTTCCACATCCTCCAGGAGGAGGCCGACGCCCGGAACTGCCGGCTCATCTACGCCGACCCCGAGACGGTCAGCGACGAGGAGCTGCGCGGATTCAGCTGGTTCACCTTCAAGGAGAACGTCGCGATCGCGCTCACCGTCGCCGAACTCCTCGGCGTGGAGCGGGAGACCGCCCTGCGGGGGATGTACGAGGCTCCGCCGGACCCCGGTGTCCTCTCCGTCGAGCGCTACCTGACCCCCCAGGGCAAGCGGCTGCGCTTCGCCAACGTCTTCGCGGCCAACGACCCCGAGTCGACGCTGATGAACATCAATCAGCTCCTCGACCTCGGGGCCATCCACCGACCGCTCAACGTCGTCATCAACTGCCGCCCCGACCGGGTCGAGCGCAACGGCCAGATGGGCGAGATCATCCCCGACCTCGACCCCGAGCACGTCTTCGTCATCGGCCACCCGGCCAGGTCCGCCATCGACGCCATCCCCACCGCGTTCCGGTCCCGCGCCGTGGACCTCGGCGGCGACAAGCGCGACCCCGAGGAGTTCATGGCCTCGCTGCTGGAGAAGCTCGGCCCCGAGTCCTCACTGGTCGCGATCGGCAACATCCACGGCCAGGGCGAGATCCTGCTGGAGCACCTCGCCGAACTCCCGGCCGACGAAAGCCCCGACGAACCCGCGGACAGCGCACCGGCCCACCCGCCGGAGCGGCCCGACCAGCCCGTGCACGTCGAGACCATGCCGCTCTACGTCCCCCGGATCGACCCCTACCAGCGCTATCCGCAGGCGTACGAGGAGCGCTACACCCAGCAGCCGTACCCGCCCCACCCCCTCGGGCAGCACCCGGACGAACGTCCGTACCCCGGGTACGACGCCCGGGAGGAGCCCTACCAGGCCCCGGCCCAGCCCTATCCGGCCGCGACGGAGCAGTACCCCGTCGGCACCGGGAGCCCGGCGGCCCCGGCAGCGGACCGCGGCCTCTTCGAACCCCGAGTACCGCCCATGAACCCCGCCGACGACAACCGGCAGTGGCACAGTCCAGGAGAACAGCGTTGA
- a CDS encoding DUF427 domain-containing protein, translating into MSDHPPPRTESVWDYPRPPAIRSDSRRVRVECAGTEVADTRRALRVLETSHPPVFYLPPEDVRTDLLLPAQGGTWCEWKGRAVYWDLAIGPDVRMRAAWSYSDPTAGYEQLTDHIAFYPMRADLCTVDGEVVRAQEGDFYGGWVTAEIEGPLKGGPGTALW; encoded by the coding sequence ATGTCCGATCACCCACCGCCCCGGACGGAATCCGTCTGGGACTACCCCCGGCCTCCCGCGATCCGGTCCGACAGCCGCCGTGTCCGTGTGGAGTGCGCCGGCACTGAGGTGGCCGACACGCGGCGGGCCCTGCGCGTGCTGGAAACCTCGCACCCGCCCGTCTTCTACCTCCCTCCCGAGGACGTACGCACCGATCTGCTGCTCCCGGCTCAGGGAGGCACGTGGTGCGAGTGGAAGGGACGAGCGGTGTACTGGGACCTGGCCATCGGCCCCGACGTCCGTATGCGCGCGGCCTGGAGCTATTCCGACCCCACGGCCGGCTACGAACAGCTCACCGACCACATCGCCTTCTATCCCATGCGTGCCGACCTCTGCACGGTGGACGGCGAGGTCGTGCGCGCGCAGGAGGGTGACTTCTACGGCGGCTGGGTCACTGCCGAGATCGAAGGCCCGCTCAAGGGCGGCCCCGGAACGGCGCTGTGGTGA
- a CDS encoding poly-gamma-glutamate biosynthesis protein PgsC/CapC, protein MIPSVLTPEIAAIGIGLGLMFSLMCYLTTNLSPGGMITPGWLALTLIEDLQRAALVVGVTVLTYVTTLLLQRYVILYGKRLFAAVVLSGVLIQATVIIVLQTEFPLLYANQTLGFIVPGLIGYQLVRQPKGATLLSVGGVTLATYVVLTAGILLGAMPSA, encoded by the coding sequence TTGATCCCCTCCGTCCTCACCCCCGAGATCGCCGCCATCGGCATCGGCCTGGGGCTCATGTTCTCCCTGATGTGCTACCTGACGACCAATCTGTCGCCGGGCGGCATGATCACGCCGGGCTGGCTCGCGCTCACCCTGATCGAGGACCTGCAGCGTGCCGCGCTCGTGGTCGGCGTCACCGTCCTGACCTACGTCACCACGCTCCTGCTCCAGCGCTACGTGATCCTCTACGGCAAGCGGCTCTTCGCGGCCGTCGTGCTCAGCGGCGTCCTCATCCAGGCCACCGTGATCATCGTGCTGCAGACGGAATTCCCGCTGCTCTACGCCAACCAGACGCTCGGGTTCATCGTGCCGGGCCTCATCGGCTACCAGCTTGTCCGCCAGCCCAAGGGAGCCACGCTGCTGTCCGTCGGCGGCGTCACCCTGGCCACCTACGTGGTCCTGACCGCCGGCATCCTGCTCGGCGCCATGCCGTCCGCCTGA
- a CDS encoding alpha/beta hydrolase: MKTNVTFLSNGLELAGQLYLPDDYTGDRRPAVVVSHPFGGVKEQTAGLYAERLAGEGFVALAFDASYQGESEGEPRFLENPFARAEDVRSAVTFLTTRDEVDPDRIGALGICASGGYVPYAAQTDHRIKAVATVSAADMGALFREGLGGGQSEDVIRGMLDQAGKDRTAEALGEAPRLEHIVPESAEDAEGWPTLYQQGSDYYRTPRAQHPNSPNWFVARSVDQIAQYSSYDLIHLVSPRPLLMIAGTAADTAYFSREAIEKADEPKELFWIDGATHIDLYDKEEYVPTALTKLTSFFGEHLTG, encoded by the coding sequence ATGAAGACGAACGTCACGTTCCTCAGCAACGGCCTGGAGCTCGCCGGGCAGCTCTATCTGCCCGACGACTACACCGGTGACCGCCGCCCGGCCGTCGTGGTGTCCCACCCCTTCGGCGGGGTGAAGGAGCAGACGGCCGGCCTGTACGCCGAACGGCTGGCCGGCGAGGGCTTCGTCGCGCTGGCCTTCGACGCCTCGTACCAGGGCGAGAGCGAGGGCGAGCCGCGCTTCCTGGAGAACCCCTTCGCCCGCGCCGAGGACGTCAGGAGCGCCGTCACCTTCCTGACCACGCGCGACGAGGTCGACCCCGACCGCATCGGCGCGCTGGGCATCTGCGCTTCGGGCGGCTACGTCCCCTACGCCGCGCAGACCGACCACCGCATCAAGGCCGTCGCCACGGTCAGCGCGGCGGACATGGGCGCCCTGTTCCGCGAGGGCCTGGGCGGCGGCCAGAGCGAGGACGTCATCCGCGGCATGCTCGACCAGGCCGGCAAGGACCGTACCGCCGAAGCCCTCGGTGAGGCGCCTCGCCTGGAGCACATCGTCCCGGAGTCGGCGGAGGACGCGGAGGGCTGGCCCACCCTGTACCAGCAGGGCAGTGACTACTACCGCACCCCGCGCGCCCAGCACCCCAACTCGCCCAACTGGTTCGTCGCCCGCAGCGTCGACCAGATCGCCCAGTACTCCTCGTACGACCTCATCCACCTCGTCTCGCCCCGCCCGCTGCTGATGATCGCCGGCACCGCGGCGGACACCGCGTACTTCAGCCGCGAGGCGATCGAGAAGGCGGACGAGCCCAAGGAGCTGTTCTGGATCGACGGCGCCACCCACATCGACCTCTACGACAAGGAGGAGTACGTGCCCACCGCCCTGACCAAGCTGACCAGCTTCTTCGGCGAGCACCTCACCGGCTGA
- a CDS encoding class I SAM-dependent methyltransferase gives MWATAVGVARVRALETGREDALFRDPLAQAFATAGGLWPSSPSPDDEAARRRRLAVSFSIVIRTKFLDDLLQRASASGVRQVVLLGAGMDSRAFRMNWPENTRLFEVDTAAPLDFKASVLRQERAVARCERIPVAVDLREDWPGALAAAGHDPSLPTAWIAEGLLIYLPEDAVDLTLARVSTQSAAGSRLGLTLGSRGVIDRFAAGAAPGSAASLWVSEMPDDPVGWLAGHGWEADSHTLRERAAAYGRPISTPPQREERPGGLISAVRR, from the coding sequence GTGTGGGCCACGGCGGTGGGGGTCGCCAGGGTGCGGGCGCTGGAGACCGGGCGCGAGGACGCGCTGTTCCGCGACCCGTTGGCACAAGCCTTCGCCACCGCCGGCGGACTGTGGCCCTCCTCGCCGTCGCCCGATGACGAGGCCGCGAGACGCCGTCGGCTGGCCGTGTCGTTCTCCATCGTCATCAGGACGAAGTTCCTCGACGACCTGTTGCAGCGGGCCTCCGCGTCCGGGGTACGGCAGGTCGTGCTGCTCGGTGCCGGCATGGACAGCCGGGCCTTCCGGATGAACTGGCCCGAGAACACCCGGCTGTTCGAGGTCGACACCGCTGCGCCACTGGATTTCAAGGCTTCGGTGCTACGGCAGGAGCGGGCCGTCGCACGCTGCGAGCGGATCCCCGTCGCGGTGGATCTGCGTGAGGACTGGCCAGGCGCGCTGGCCGCCGCAGGCCACGACCCCAGCCTGCCGACAGCGTGGATCGCCGAAGGGCTGTTGATCTATCTACCCGAGGACGCGGTGGATCTGACGCTGGCCCGGGTCAGCACGCAGTCGGCGGCAGGCAGTCGGCTGGGGCTGACCTTGGGCTCGCGCGGCGTGATCGATCGCTTCGCCGCGGGCGCCGCGCCGGGATCCGCGGCGTCCCTGTGGGTGTCCGAGATGCCTGACGACCCGGTGGGCTGGCTGGCCGGACACGGCTGGGAGGCCGACAGCCACACGCTGCGCGAGCGCGCTGCCGCCTATGGCCGCCCGATCAGCACCCCGCCGCAGCGCGAGGAACGGCCCGGTGGACTGATCTCGGCGGTCCGCAGGTAG
- a CDS encoding cold-shock protein, whose amino-acid sequence MTSGTVKWFNAEKGFGFISQDGGGPDVFAHYSNINSSGFRELQEGQKVTFDVTQGQKGPQAENITVA is encoded by the coding sequence ATGACCAGCGGTACCGTCAAGTGGTTCAACGCCGAAAAGGGCTTCGGTTTCATCTCCCAGGACGGCGGCGGCCCGGACGTCTTCGCGCACTACTCCAACATCAACTCCTCCGGCTTCCGTGAGCTGCAGGAGGGCCAGAAGGTGACCTTCGACGTCACCCAGGGACAGAAGGGTCCGCAGGCGGAGAACATCACCGTCGCCTGA
- a CDS encoding HAMP domain-containing protein, whose product MSLIGGIRPPIAVLCVLLLSLAGVTALALGRVDDAGVPKAVLTSQQHFAEDGAVALRASIDESVTDLTRSAELFSAGPPVSGDAALDKLGSTYQKWAGTAVVEIRSGKLVAARGETVPLTSVDTSTLGDEDGLAPRMVRLRNGETRLLSFALLSWPGRPQLLLVASSNLQFPGISLGQFRSIAVVDSAGTVLSSDGIAEPEQARTSADRKEIKSLRKQLETFAHDAARRAQQDPRSTKEPGSGGYQGVSGSLLGGHPLSDRPVAGYATLASPEPGEVTTASRLGLSVVAMIKVDEDSGRAGSTVFGVLAGGALLLVGAAAVALLLGTVQRPLIRLFLESRRLTRGDLTRPVTVPRFGEAHRVGQALERLRHQLLGESATAGSRATRPGGMRRVGIRALLVICAVLLLAWSAPLMLLLNRADGTATVPQQLVGDQRERTQTLSDRVRRALNEGEADLQSVGSLIGDRTEPADMDEVLKRTLDENTRYRSLYVIDSSGDIVARKGDEPRLPGSRRTSATPLRLLGRGDKEPLVVGTAEIPGAKGNRLVGEFRIEFLNALLNRPGMGVVRLVDDRGAVIAGNTGFLAFQSLPDGHLEDLVTASGQKLGKKARPNGVLYRDHGVRIAAAAPFAGSGPAQSLHWSVVSWQPVERLAIPGYDTQNRTVLAGLLGAAAAVACLGWLHIVVARPLRTLADRSEALADGDRKAVLFPQHHDEVGAVTRSLELIRQQLQVQRRQQPRRTQPPADQQYIRN is encoded by the coding sequence ATGTCGCTGATCGGAGGCATCCGCCCGCCGATCGCGGTCCTCTGCGTGCTCCTGCTCTCGCTGGCGGGAGTGACCGCCCTCGCACTGGGGCGTGTGGACGACGCCGGGGTGCCCAAGGCGGTACTGACCTCCCAGCAGCACTTCGCCGAGGACGGCGCCGTCGCGCTGCGCGCCTCCATCGACGAGTCCGTCACCGACCTCACCCGGTCCGCCGAGCTGTTCAGCGCCGGGCCGCCGGTCTCCGGTGACGCGGCGCTCGACAAGCTCGGCAGCACCTACCAGAAGTGGGCGGGGACGGCGGTCGTCGAGATCCGCAGCGGCAAACTCGTCGCCGCCCGCGGCGAGACCGTCCCCCTCACCTCCGTGGACACCTCCACCCTCGGTGACGAGGACGGACTCGCGCCGCGCATGGTCCGGCTGCGCAACGGTGAGACCCGTCTGCTGTCCTTCGCCCTGCTGTCCTGGCCGGGCAGGCCACAGCTCCTGCTGGTCGCCTCCAGCAATCTCCAGTTCCCCGGCATCAGCCTCGGCCAGTTCCGCTCCATCGCCGTGGTCGACAGCGCGGGCACGGTCCTCAGCAGCGACGGCATCGCCGAGCCCGAACAGGCCCGCACCAGCGCCGACCGCAAGGAGATCAAGAGCCTGCGCAAGCAGCTCGAGACCTTCGCCCACGACGCGGCCCGCCGGGCCCAGCAGGACCCCCGCAGCACCAAGGAACCCGGCAGCGGCGGCTACCAGGGCGTCAGCGGCAGCCTGCTCGGCGGACATCCGCTGAGCGACCGGCCCGTCGCCGGATACGCCACCCTCGCGTCGCCCGAACCCGGCGAGGTCACCACCGCCTCCCGGCTCGGCCTGTCCGTGGTCGCCATGATCAAGGTCGACGAAGACTCCGGCCGCGCCGGCTCCACCGTCTTCGGCGTGCTGGCCGGCGGCGCGCTGCTCCTGGTGGGCGCCGCAGCCGTGGCGCTTCTCCTCGGCACTGTGCAGCGTCCGCTGATCCGGCTGTTCCTGGAGTCCCGCCGCCTCACCCGAGGCGATCTGACCAGGCCCGTCACCGTGCCCCGCTTCGGTGAGGCGCACCGCGTCGGCCAGGCCCTGGAACGGCTGCGCCATCAGTTGCTCGGCGAGTCCGCCACCGCGGGCAGCCGCGCGACGCGTCCGGGCGGCATGCGCAGGGTCGGTATCCGCGCCCTGCTCGTCATCTGCGCCGTACTGCTGCTCGCCTGGTCCGCGCCGCTGATGCTGCTGCTCAACCGCGCCGACGGCACGGCGACCGTTCCGCAGCAACTCGTCGGCGACCAGCGCGAACGCACCCAGACGCTCAGCGACCGGGTACGGCGCGCGCTCAACGAGGGCGAGGCCGACCTCCAGTCCGTCGGCTCCCTCATCGGCGACCGGACCGAGCCCGCCGACATGGACGAGGTCCTGAAGCGCACGCTCGACGAGAACACCCGCTACCGCTCGCTCTACGTGATCGACTCCTCCGGCGACATCGTGGCCCGCAAGGGCGACGAACCGCGCCTGCCCGGCTCCCGCCGCACGTCGGCCACGCCGCTCAGGCTGCTCGGGCGGGGCGACAAGGAGCCGTTGGTCGTCGGCACGGCCGAGATCCCCGGCGCCAAGGGCAACCGCCTCGTCGGCGAGTTCCGCATCGAGTTCCTCAACGCGCTGCTCAACCGGCCCGGCATGGGAGTCGTACGCCTCGTGGACGACCGAGGCGCCGTGATCGCCGGCAACACCGGCTTCCTCGCCTTCCAGTCGCTGCCCGACGGCCACCTCGAAGACCTCGTCACGGCCAGCGGTCAGAAGCTCGGCAAGAAGGCCAGGCCGAACGGCGTGCTCTACCGCGACCACGGTGTGCGGATCGCCGCCGCCGCCCCGTTCGCCGGCAGCGGCCCGGCCCAGTCGCTCCACTGGAGCGTGGTGAGCTGGCAGCCGGTGGAAAGGCTCGCGATCCCCGGATACGACACCCAGAACCGCACCGTGCTCGCCGGTCTGCTCGGTGCCGCCGCTGCCGTCGCCTGCCTGGGCTGGCTGCACATCGTCGTCGCCCGCCCGCTGCGGACCCTGGCCGACCGGAGCGAAGCGCTGGCCGACGGCGACCGCAAGGCCGTGCTCTTCCCTCAGCATCACGACGAGGTGGGAGCCGTCACCCGCTCGCTCGAACTCATCCGCCAGCAGTTGCAGGTACAGCGCCGCCAACAGCCGCGCCGCACCCAGCCCCCGGCGGACCAGCAGTACATAAGGAACTGA
- a CDS encoding CapA family protein has translation MNRRRSRTLLTLLSPLALLAGAAGCGLLPGGSDDQGGGRSFTVAAAGDILMHPQLIDQARKDAKTTGAGMAGLDFGPLMAGVEPVISKADLAICHFEPVMGTPGGPFEGFPDFQVPPQTAETIKNLGYDTCSTASNHTLDHGYQGVKRTLDALDAAGVKHTGSFRTKKDSLTPLIMDVKGVKVAQLSFAYGFNEPHRLPADKPWLANRASLERVKAAEGRARAAGAEVVILSLHWGREHQPDPSAQQTAFARQIAENTGVDLVIGHHAHVVQPMEKVDGTWIAYGLGNQIARHEAPTGLTEEGVIAWFSFTEHGKGHWDVRPRFEPTLLEIPPDSGNSPDGNPSAPDDAQDYRLLDVPAALEDGHGLTSRQKARLRLAFERTEGTLLNRGAADDGLKALTPLPE, from the coding sequence GTGAACAGACGCCGCAGCCGCACGCTGCTGACCTTGCTGAGCCCGCTCGCTCTCCTCGCCGGAGCCGCCGGCTGCGGCCTCCTTCCGGGAGGCTCGGACGACCAGGGTGGTGGACGTTCCTTCACGGTCGCGGCGGCCGGCGACATCCTGATGCACCCCCAGCTCATCGACCAGGCGCGCAAGGACGCGAAGACCACCGGCGCCGGGATGGCCGGACTGGACTTCGGGCCGCTGATGGCCGGTGTCGAGCCGGTGATCAGCAAGGCCGACCTCGCGATCTGCCACTTCGAGCCGGTGATGGGCACCCCTGGCGGCCCGTTCGAGGGCTTCCCGGACTTCCAGGTGCCTCCGCAGACCGCCGAGACGATCAAGAATCTCGGCTACGACACCTGCTCCACCGCCTCCAACCACACGCTCGACCACGGGTACCAGGGCGTGAAGCGCACCCTGGACGCGCTGGACGCGGCCGGTGTGAAGCACACGGGTTCCTTCCGGACGAAGAAGGACTCGCTCACCCCGCTGATCATGGACGTCAAGGGCGTCAAGGTCGCGCAGTTGTCGTTCGCGTACGGCTTCAACGAGCCGCACCGCCTGCCCGCCGACAAGCCGTGGCTGGCCAACCGGGCGAGCCTGGAGCGCGTCAAGGCGGCCGAGGGGCGGGCCCGCGCGGCCGGTGCCGAGGTGGTGATCCTCTCCCTGCACTGGGGTCGTGAGCACCAGCCCGACCCGTCGGCCCAGCAGACCGCCTTCGCACGGCAGATCGCCGAGAACACCGGCGTCGACCTCGTCATCGGCCACCACGCGCACGTCGTACAGCCGATGGAGAAGGTGGACGGCACCTGGATCGCCTACGGGCTCGGCAACCAGATCGCGCGGCACGAGGCGCCGACCGGGCTGACCGAGGAGGGCGTGATCGCCTGGTTCTCGTTCACCGAGCACGGCAAGGGCCACTGGGACGTCCGGCCGCGCTTCGAGCCGACGCTGCTGGAGATCCCGCCGGACAGCGGGAACAGCCCCGACGGCAACCCGTCCGCCCCCGACGACGCGCAGGACTACCGCCTGCTGGACGTACCGGCCGCGCTGGAGGACGGCCATGGGCTCACGAGTCGACAGAAGGCCCGGTTGCGGCTGGCCTTCGAGCGCACCGAGGGCACCCTGCTCAACCGCGGCGCGGCCGATGACGGCCTGAAGGCGCTGACTCCGCTGCCCGAATGA
- a CDS encoding NlpC/P60 family protein: protein MPKRKGRPVVHAATVLALLAGSAYCTYELRKDQQAEVTVHTVTDDAPSTSGKHTGQQTWERLNDPARTVLRDDKGAVVATFTDGARTAALKGPSRTFGEPAGTSTKVVTDDWVRLLPEPWTKGAQNQQWFKDWFKENYGSQQDDVFAIAFQYVQGAPVKKDAQGVPYAGDAVFGPYKPDGVDRFEQNDFYDYLGIPYTFRSGATMQPHQDRYRALDCSGFMRMVWGYRSRFPLMATDTSGDGLPRTANGIARSKTGVDIIELQGSAPWYARPKNTDRLQPGDLLFFKMDHRTGDHIDHVALYLGPDTAGHKVFISSRKEQNGPTMGDKGGVSRIDGSGFYADLFRSAKRL from the coding sequence ATGCCGAAGCGCAAAGGCCGCCCCGTCGTCCACGCGGCGACCGTGCTCGCGCTGCTCGCGGGCAGCGCCTACTGCACCTACGAACTGCGCAAGGACCAGCAGGCCGAGGTCACCGTGCACACGGTCACCGACGACGCCCCGAGCACCTCGGGCAAGCACACCGGACAGCAGACCTGGGAGCGGCTGAACGACCCCGCCCGCACGGTGCTGCGCGACGACAAGGGCGCGGTCGTCGCCACCTTCACCGACGGGGCCCGCACCGCCGCCCTGAAGGGGCCCTCGCGTACCTTCGGCGAGCCCGCCGGCACCAGCACGAAGGTGGTCACCGACGACTGGGTCCGCCTCCTGCCCGAGCCCTGGACCAAGGGTGCCCAGAACCAGCAGTGGTTCAAGGACTGGTTCAAGGAGAACTACGGCAGCCAGCAGGACGACGTCTTCGCCATCGCCTTCCAGTACGTGCAGGGCGCCCCGGTGAAGAAGGACGCGCAGGGCGTCCCGTACGCGGGTGACGCGGTGTTCGGCCCCTACAAGCCGGACGGCGTGGACCGGTTCGAGCAGAACGACTTCTACGACTACCTCGGCATCCCGTACACCTTCCGCAGCGGCGCCACGATGCAGCCGCACCAGGACCGGTACCGGGCCCTGGACTGTTCCGGCTTCATGCGCATGGTGTGGGGCTACCGGTCCCGGTTCCCGCTGATGGCCACCGACACCTCGGGCGACGGCCTGCCCCGCACGGCCAACGGCATCGCCCGCTCCAAGACCGGTGTGGACATCATCGAACTGCAGGGCTCCGCGCCCTGGTACGCCCGGCCCAAGAACACCGACCGGCTGCAACCCGGAGACCTGCTGTTCTTCAAGATGGACCACCGCACCGGCGACCACATCGACCACGTCGCCCTCTACCTGGGACCGGACACCGCGGGCCACAAGGTCTTCATCTCCAGCCGCAAGGAACAGAACGGCCCCACCATGGGAGACAAGGGCGGCGTCTCCCGTATCGACGGCAGCGGCTTCTACGCGGATCTGTTCCGCAGCGCGAAGCGGCTGTGA